The proteins below are encoded in one region of Aspergillus nidulans FGSC A4 chromosome III:
- a CDS encoding uncharacterized protein (transcript_id=CADANIAT00005448): MALPSYPGILHNYAPRLVAFEFRSSGTLKPHSLLFIGGLTDGLYTVPYVQGLANALEPTEWSLFHLHLSSSYGGWGIGSLDRDVEEIGQCIEYVRNLKQRTTSGAKVVIMGHSTGSQDVLHYLYSANPTPRNPDVDGVHSLTRPAVDGAIVQAPVSDREALLQCAKESPEAREAYEKLVTFAREQPARAICPIELSGLVGLDPVTPVSARRFWSLASPESPEKPSEDDLFSSDLTDERLGETFGRIAERGLLRTTLVALYSGSDEYCPNWVDKEALLERWKRATNARGEKKWDDEISGIIPGASHNVRDEGQAWMIERILSYLNRV, translated from the exons ATGGCCTTACCATCATACCCAGGAATCTTACACAATTAT GCACCCCGCTTGGTAGCTTTTGAGTTCAGGTCATCAGGCACTCTCAAGCCGCACAGTCTCCTCTTCATTGGCGGCCTCACAGACGGCTTGTACACGGTCCCCTACGTCCAGGGACTTGCAAACGCTCTAGAACCAACTGAATGGtccctcttccatctccatctatcgTCTTCCTACGGTGGCTGGGGGATAGGTAGTCTTGACCGAGACGTTGAAGAGATCGGCCAGTGCATCGAATATGTCCGTAACCTGAAGCAGAGAACTACAAGCGGAGCCAAGGTAGTCATCATGGGCCATTCGACAGGAAGCCAGGATGTGCTACACTACCTGTACTCGGCGAATCCGACCCCGCGCAATCCTGATGTGGACGGCGTACATAGCCTCACGCGTCCAGCCGTGGATGGGGCGATCGTGCAAGCACCAGTATCGGATCGAGAGGCGCTGCTGCAATGCGCGAAGGAGAGCCCAGAGGCCCGCGAGGCATATGAGAAACTTGTCACATTTGCACGGGAGCAACCCGCTCGTGCAATCTGTCCTATAGAGCTTTCAGGTTTGGTAGGGTTGGATCCTGTCACTCCGGTTAGTGCAAGACGATTCTGGAGTCTTGCAAGCCCCGAGAGTCCTGAGAAGCCGTCAGAAGATGACTTGTTTAGCTCTGATTTGACGGATGAAAGGCTTGGTGAGACGTTTGGCCGGATAGCCGAGCGCGGCTTGCTGCGGACCACTCTAGTGGCGCTATATTCTGGCAGTGATGAGTATTGCCCCAATTGGGTAGATAAGGAAGCTCTATTGGAACGATGGAAGCGTGCAACAAATGCGAGAGGGGAAAAGAAGTGGGACGACGAAATCAGTGGTATCATTCCGGGGGCGAGTCACAATGTCCGAGACGAAGGTCAGGCGTGGATGATTGAACGCATCCTCAGCTATCTCAATCGGGTTTGA
- a CDS encoding dolichyl-phosphate beta-D-mannosyltransferase (transcript_id=CADANIAT00005449) — MAKDNKYSVILPTYNERRNLPIICWLLERTFRENKLDWEVIIVDDGSPDGTLDVAKQLQNVWGADHIVLKPRAGKLGLGTAYVHGLQFTTGNFVIIMDADFSHHPKFIPEMVRIQKETDADIVTGTRYASRDGIRGGVYGWDLFRKFTSRTANLIADVMLMPGVSDLTGSFRLYRKSVLEKVISSTQSKGYSFQMEMMVRAKAMGYKVAECPITFVDRLYGESKLGGSEIVEYLKGVFNLWLKV, encoded by the exons ATGGCCAAGGACAATAAATACTCCGTCATCCTTCCGACCTACAATGAACGGAGGAACCTCCCTATCATATGTTGGCTCCTGGAACGGACATTTCGCGAGAA CAAGCTGGACTGGGAAGtaatcatcgtcgacgacgGCTCCCCGGACGGTACGCTCGACGTCGCCAAACAGCTCCAGAATGTCTGGGGCGCCGACCATATCGTCTTAAAACCTCGCGCTGGAAAGCTCGGCCTCGGAACTGCCTACGTCCACGGGCTGCAATTCACAACCGGAAACTTCGTGATTATCATGGACGCCGATTTCAGCCATCACCCGAAGTTCATCCCGGAGATGGTCCGCATCCAGAAGGAGACAGACGCCGACATTGTCACCGGCACGCGTTACGCTTCCCGTGACGGCATTCGCGGCGGGGTGTACGGGTGGGATCTGTTCCGGAAGTTCACGTCGCGCACTGCGAACTTGATTGCGGATGTAATGCTCATGCCTGGTGTGAGTGATTTGACGGGCAGCTTTCGATTGTACAGGAAGAGCgtgctggagaaggtgatttCTAGTACGCAGAGTAAGGGCTACAGTTTTCAGATGGAGATGATGGTCAGGGCCAAGGCGATGGGGTACAAGGTTGCGGAGTGCCCGATCACATTTGTTGACCGGCTGTATGGAGAGAGTAAACTGGGAGGCAGTGAGATTGTGGAGTATTTGAAGGGTGTCTTTAATCTCTGGCTTAAGGTTTGA
- a CDS encoding uncharacterized protein (transcript_id=CADANIAT00005450) — MTSLLRYSRSIRAVNPRTSRFPVFLQQRFYGQSTYGDGETNPGEDRNAPTRDMEHPGAPPPNVSKENSTKSQPSYKQDESRSGVLEEDIPKKQSDKARPVINDGRQTSNVKEDGNTKSDVPEDVKKHNEEIDQRHDKPYNRIDDGGKVGKGFWGKLDGAEGY, encoded by the exons ATGACCTCCCTCCTCCGCTACAGCCGCTCAATCAGAGCCGTCAACCCTAGGACCTCCCGATTCCCTGTCTTCCTTCAACAACGATTCTACGGGCAGAGCACCTACGGAGATGGTGAAACAAACCCTGGAGAAGACAGGAACGCACCGACCCGTGACATGGAGCATCCAG GAGCACCACCCCCAAACGTCAGCAAAGAGAACTCCACCAAGTCCCAACCTTCATACAAGCAGGACGAATCCAGGAGCGGCGTGCTCGAAGAGGATATTCCAAAGAAACAGTCCGACAAGGCTAGACCGGTCATCAATGATGGCCGTCAGACATCGAATGTGAAAGAAGACGGAAACACGAAGTCTGACGTGCCCGAGGATGTGAAAAAGCATAATGAAGAGATTGATCAGAGGCACGACAAGCCTTATAATCGAATTGACGATGGGGGAAAGGTTGGGAAGGGATTCTGGGGGAAGCTGGATGGGGCAGAGGGTTATTAA
- a CDS encoding uncharacterized protein (transcript_id=CADANIAT00005451), whose protein sequence is MSEHRVVFMPKDIIHTGHIAIEMMCKRESRSNRGMAERHKDENK, encoded by the exons ATGTCTGAACATAGGGTTGTCTTCATGCCCAAGGACATCATTCACACCGGGCACATAGCTATCGAAATGATGTG TAAACGAGAGTCGAGATCCAACCGAGGCATGGCAGAGCGTCACAAGGATGAAAACAAGTGA